The Edaphobacter flagellatus sequence AACGACCGCGCCCAGATCGGCAAAGTTGACGTTCGGCTGGCGCAACTGATGATGCGAGACGCTGCCCACATAGCTCATCTCGAGCAGAACGGTCCGCGTCATTTGATGCTGTACACCGAAGCTGTACTGCCAGGTGTAGGGGTTCTTGTTGGTTGGATCGATGGCGCTGATCGTTGCCTGCAGTCCGGTGTTGTTGGCCGACAGCGAAGCCAGCGTCGCCAGATTACCGTTGTTGACCTGCGTGTTCTGCAGGAACGGTGCAAGGTTGAGCTGGCTGAAGATCAGGTTGCCTTGCGGACGATAGTAGAAAAGACCAATGCCGCCACGGATCGCCGTATTGTTGTCAACCGCGTAGGCAAATCCGAAGCGAGGTCCGACGGCGCCGTTCATTTTGTAGAAGCCGCGTGGCGCTCCTGTTGGGATGAGCGGGAAGATCGCCGTGTTCACATTCGGGACGCGAATCTGCTGGTCAGACGGCACTCCGTTGCCTGCGCGAACCAGGCCGTTGTAAGGATTGCCACTACCGGGGACGATGCTTCCGGACGGGTTTACAGTAACGGCATTCGCCGGGTTGTAGATTGACCTGTCAAAGTTCGACGCGTTGTTGCCCTGCAGGTAGAAGGGCTGAATCCATTGATAACGAAGGCCAAGGTCGAGACTCAGCCTGCGAGTGATCTTCCAGTTGTCCTGTACAAAGCCTTCGATCTGGTTGAAGCGGAAATGTCCCATCGGATCGGCGCTGGCCTCGGAGTAGCTTTGGAAGTTACCGAGGAAAGCGTCCGCCAGTGAGTAGCAGGTCGTATTCGCTGTACCAAGCCTGCACTGATTATTCGCCACGCCCGTGTTCTGGTTTGTGGGAACAATGGAGAAGCCCGCAGTACCCGTATAGTTCGAGCGTCCGTTCTGATCGACACGATCGCGGATATAGGCTGCCCCAAACTTGAAGGTGTGGACGCCCTTAATCCAAGTGAGGGTATCGGCCACCTGAATGTCGGTCGAGGGAGACAGCAGAGCGAAGTTCGGCCCCTGGAAGCCAGCATAGTTCGTGATGTTCACGATGGGAATACCGTTGGGGTAGGTTCCAGCTCCGGGATAAAGTTTGTTGTAAGTAAAGCCAAACGTCTCACGCTTCCAGTTGTTGCCATAAGGAGGAATACGTTGTGCCGCCCAGCTGGTATTGGCTTGAGCCTGATTGATGAAGTTGGAGCGAATCGCCCAGGTCCACGCAACGAGATAGCTCTGGCCAGGACGGTTACGTGTCGTAGGCGTCGTGTTCAGGATGCCGCTGTTCGAGAAGGTTCCGTATGGATCGATCAATGTATTCTGGTCATGAATCCAGCGACCGTAAACCGAGTGCTTCTGATTCAGAACGTAGTCGAATCGGACCAGGTCCTGATGGAAGTTCAGGGGATTGGAAGGAGCCAGCGTCAGGTTGGAGTTTGGCAGTCCTCCATCGCGGAAGCTTAGTCCTGCAGCCGAGATCGTCTTATAGACATTCGCAATTGCCTTGCCGTCTGTCGACATCAGCGATGCAATGTTGTTATTTGGGATGGGATTGGATGTCCCCGGATAATAAAGCTGGTTGACCTGATTCGTGCAGACGCCGTTAACAAACGAGCCCTGGACACCGTTGACTTTATTTGATGTACAGTATGCCGAGAAATCGCCATTCAACATCGCGGTCGTCGGCACGGTGAAGGTTTGAGCAGCAGCCTGCTGACGCAGACGCTTCCACTCCTCACCGACAAAGAAGAAGAGCTTGTCCTTGATGATCGGGCCGCCAAGAAAGAAGCCGAAGTCGTTATAGATGAGCTGCGTCTTCGTCCTGGCGATATAGTTGGTCGCGTCGAGGTAGTTATTACGGAGATATTC is a genomic window containing:
- a CDS encoding TonB-dependent receptor, with amino-acid sequence MAHAQSSFGQISGVVDDPTGAAIPGATITITNVGTQVKRTVVSDGDGNYIATNLPIATYSISVTKTGFKTAQQAGVTITADAKVTSNFTMSLGEAAEVVEVQGGAIETVNTTSGELARVIDSKQVENLALNGRNYTQLLTLVPGAVVTNPDIFSVTTSLASTNQTINGNRSDTNNLTVDGAYNQVAGSNGSLMNNVGPDFIGEVKIDTSNASAEYGRTSGPTFNIVTKSGTNAFHGGAFEYLRNNYLDATNYIARTKTQLIYNDFGFFLGGPIIKDKLFFFVGEEWKRLRQQAAAQTFTVPTTAMLNGDFSAYCTSNKVNGVQGSFVNGVCTNQVNQLYYPGTSNPIPNNNIASLMSTDGKAIANVYKTISAAGLSFRDGGLPNSNLTLAPSNPLNFHQDLVRFDYVLNQKHSVYGRWIHDQNTLIDPYGTFSNSGILNTTPTTRNRPGQSYLVAWTWAIRSNFINQAQANTSWAAQRIPPYGNNWKRETFGFTYNKLYPGAGTYPNGIPIVNITNYAGFQGPNFALLSPSTDIQVADTLTWIKGVHTFKFGAAYIRDRVDQNGRSNYTGTAGFSIVPTNQNTGVANNQCRLGTANTTCYSLADAFLGNFQSYSEASADPMGHFRFNQIEGFVQDNWKITRRLSLDLGLRYQWIQPFYLQGNNASNFDRSIYNPANAVTVNPSGSIVPGSGNPYNGLVRAGNGVPSDQQIRVPNVNTAIFPLIPTGAPRGFYKMNGAVGPRFGFAYAVDNNTAIRGGIGLFYYRPQGNLIFSQLNLAPFLQNTQVNNGNLATLASLSANNTGLQATISAIDPTNKNPYTWQYSFGVQHQMTRTVLLEMSYVGSVSHHQLRQPNVNFADLGAVVANVNSGTPYSSTAIFNPYKGFAAINSNRFDSNYNYNALQVFASKRAGFVTSTISYTWSKALGDSNGNNQTLENWSNLGYNYGYLSNDRRHSFVATFAIQAPDFKGHNFLVREAVGGWQVSGVARLQSGAYSNVQTNSSVGLGNVRPDYVQGARIYNQHAGICGYLNNGSGSGCNDSNKPFIPVPKTQARYGNAPYAAIRGPGLAQTDATLSKFFPITEQVRVKVQADAFNILNRTNFNGLNLTASNTNFGTISSAFPPRQLQLGVKVLF